The proteins below are encoded in one region of Mangifera indica cultivar Alphonso chromosome 7, CATAS_Mindica_2.1, whole genome shotgun sequence:
- the LOC123221365 gene encoding probable ATP-dependent DNA helicase CHR12 — MVTQLEERVAPSLDHAERAKSLICALNFISRDLPLPPELFDTVSSIYYGHQEGVTEVVDDEVPGADGSDQTTVVDKCLDGLEIPNGADLMGDFENALSKQWPKCMSGTGLNESRENRYKSHIQHRLNELEELPSNRGEELQTKCLLELYGLKLAGLQNKVRSDVSSEYWLRLNCAFPEKQLFDWGMMRLHRPLYGVGDAFAMEADDQFRKKRDAERLSRLEEEERNRIETRKRKFFAEILNAVREFQVQIQASLKRRKQRNDGIQAWHGRQRQRATRAEKLRFQALKADDQEAYMRLVKESKNERLTTLLEETNKLLGNLGAAVQRQKDAKHLDGIEPLKESEDDLLDLDASENGTPLDSPSEEDDIVDSDHNDDSADLLEGQRQYNSAIHSIEEKVTEQPSLLQGGELRSYQIEGLQWMLSLFNNNLNGILADEMGLGKTIQTISLVAYLMENKGVMGPHLIVAPKAVLPNWINEFSTWVPSIAAVVYDGRPDERKALREEFFSEKGRFNVLITHYDLIMRDRQYLKKIYWNYMIVDEGHRLKNHECALAKTIAGYQIQRRLLLTGTPIQNSLQELWSLLNFLLPTIFNSVENFEEWFNAPFKDRGQVALTDEEQLLIIRRLHHVIRPFILRRKKDEVEKYLPGKSQVILKCDLSAWQKVYYHQVTELGRVGLDNGSGKSKSLQNLSMQLRKCCNHPYLFVGEYNMWRKEEIIRASGKFELLDRLLPKLHRFGHRVLLFSQMTRLMDVLEIYLKINDFKFLRLDGSTKTEERGTLLKQFNAPDSPYFMFLLSTRAGGLGLNLQTADTVIIFDSDWNPQMDQQAEDRAHRIGQKKEVRVFVLVSVGSIEEVILERAKQKMGIDAKVIQAGLFNTTSTAQDRKEMLKEIMRKGTSSLGTDVPSEREINHLVARSDEEFWLFEKMDEERRQKENYRSRLMEEHEVPEWAYSAPDNKEGRNKGFEHDSSNITGKRKRKEVVYADTLSDLQWMKAVENGQDISKLSTKKRRDYLPLEDNEAASNSTGAEKKVLQVKNESLPIASEGTSEDTYGSAPKKLKFERGNSEKAEFQSVEKPENQGVQGSSLNGHLFSWTTYRKKRSSYVFHSSSSDSRGQNSSGRGNMWN, encoded by the exons ATGGTGACTCAGCTTGAGGAGAGGGTAGCTCCCTCTTTAGACCATGCTGAGAGGGCAAAGTCTCTGATCTGTGCATTGAACTTCATATCTCGAGACCTCCCTTTACCTCCTGAGTTATTCGACACCGTTTCATCCATCTATTATGGCCACCAAGAGGGCGTTACTGAGGTTGTTGATGATGAGGTTCCTGGTGCCGATGGATCTGACCAGACGACCGTGGTGGACAAGTGTTTG GATGGTCTTGAGATTCCTAATGGAGCAGATTTGATGGGTGACTTTGAGAATGCACTGTCAAAGCAATGGCCAAAGTGCATGTCAGGCACTGGATTGAATGAGTCAAGGGAAAATCGCTATAAAAGCCACATTCAGCACCGATTAAATGAACTTGAAG AATTACCTTCAAATAGAGGGGAGGAGCTGCAGACAAAGTGCTTACTAGAACTCTATGGATTAAAG CTAGCGGGGTTGCAAAACAAAGTTCGGTCAGATGTGAGTTCAGAATACTGGCTTCGCTTGAACTGTGCATTTCCTGAAAAGCAACTGTTTGATTGGGGCATGATGCGATTGCACCGTCCTCTGTATGGTGTTGGAGATGCTTTTGCCATGGAAGCTGATGATCAATTCAGGAAGAAGCGGGATGCTGAG AGGTTATCGAGGTTGGAAGAGGAGGAAAGGAACCGAATTGAGactaggaaaagaaaattttttgcAGAAATACTTAATGCTGTCCGTGAATTCCAAGTGCAAATTCAAGCTTCTTTAAAACGCCGAAAGCAAAGGAATGATGGAATCCAG GCATGGCATGGAAGGCAAAGGCAACGTGCTACACGAGCTGAGAAATTGAGGTTCCAAGCTCTAAAGGCTGATGATCAAGAAGCATACATGAGATTAGTCAAAGAGAGTAAGAATGAGCGGTTAACCACACTTCTCGAAGAAACAAATAAGCTCCTTGGTAATTTGGGAGCTGCTGTTCAACGTCAGAAAGATGCTAAACATTTAGATGGCATTGAACCCTTGAAAGAATCAGAAGATGATTTGCTTGACTTGGATGCTTCAGAGAATGGAACTCCTCTGGATTCACCTTCTGAGGAAGATGACATTGTTGATTCTGATCATAATGATGATTCTGCTGATTTACTTGAAGGTCAGAGGCAGTATAACTCTGCAATTCACTCAATTGAAGAGAAG GTAACTGAGCAACCGTCCTTACTTCAAGGTGGAGAATTGAGGTCATACCAGATAGAAGGGCTCCAATGGATGCTGTCATTGTTCAATAACAACCTAAATGGAATTTTAGCTGATGAGATGGGACTGGGAAAGACCATTCAAACAATATCGTTGGTTGCATATCTCATGGAGAACAAGGGTGTTATGGGGCCCCACCTTATAGTGGCTCCAAAGGCTGTGCTTCCCAATTGGATCAATGAATTTTCAACGTGGGTTCCCAG TATTGCAGCAGTTGTTTATGATGGACGACCAGATGAGCGAAAGGCACTAAGGGAGGAGTTCTTTTCAGAGAAAGGACGATTTAATGTGTTGATCACACATTATGATCTCATAATGAGAGATAGAcaatatttgaagaaaatttactGGAATTATATGATTGTCGATGAAGGGCATCGTCTAAAGAATCATGAGTGTGCTCTTGCAAAGACTATTGCTGG GTATCAGATTCAACGTAGACTTTTATTAACTGGGACACCAATCCAGAATAGTTTGCAGGAACTATGGTCCCTTCTCAATTTTCTCCTCCCAACCATTTTCAATTCTGTCGAGAACTTTGAAGAGTGGTTCAATGCTCCATTCAAAGATCGGGGTCAGGTTGCTCTTACGGATGAAGAGCAATTGTTGATTATTCGTCGTTTGCATCAT GTTATAAGGCCATTCATTTTGAGGAGGAAAAAAGATGAGGTAGAGAAGTACCTTCCTGGGAAATCCCAGGTCATACTTAAATGCGATTTGTCAGCGTGGCAAAAAGTATATTACCACCAAGTTACAGAGTTGGGCAGAGTTGGGCTAGATAATG GTTCTGGGAAATCAAAGAGTCTGCAGAACTTGTCTATGCAGCTCAGAAAGTGTTGTAACCACCCATACCTATTTGTTGGAGAATACAATATGTGGCGCAAAGAGGAGATCATCAGAGCATCTGGCAAATTTGAGCTACTTGACCGTTTACTCCCGAAACTCCATAGATTTGGGCATAGAGTCCTACTTTTCTCACAGATGACTCGTCTCATGGACGTTCTcgaaatatatttgaaaataaacgATTTTAAGTTTCTTAGACTTGATGGCTCAACAAAAACAGAGGAAAGAGGGACATTGCTCAAGCAATTTAATGCTCCAGACTCTCCTTATTTTATGTTTCTCTTGAGTACTCGTGCTGGAGGACTTGGTTTGAACTTGCAAACAGCAGATACTGTAATAATCTTTGACAGTGATTGGAATCCACAAATGGACCAACAGGCAGAGGATCGGGCCCATCGAATTGGACAGAAGAAAGAAGTCAGGGTATTTGTGTTGGTTAGTGTTGGATCGATTGAAGAGGTAATCTTGGAACGTGCTAAGCAGAAGATGGGCATTGATGCCAAGGTTATCCAGGCTGGACTTTTCAATACAACTTCCACTG CTCAGGATAGAAAAGAGATGTTAAAGGAGATAATGCGTAAAGGTACGAGCTCCCTTGGAACAGATGTACCAAGTGAGAGAGAAATTAACCATCTTGTAGCACGCTCAGATGAGGAATTTTGGCTGTTTGAGAAGATGGATGAGGAGAGAAGGCAAAAAGAGAATTACCGATCTCGTCTCATGGAAGAGCATGAAGTTCCCGAGTGGGCATATTCTGCACCTGATAATAAGGAAGGTCGGAACAAAGGTTTTGAACATGATAGCAGCAACATTACGGGGAAACGGAAAAGAAAGGAAGTGGTTTACGCTGATACATTAAGTGATTTACAATGGATGAAAGCTGTGGAAAATGGACAGGACATATCAAAGCTTTCAACTAAAAAGAGAAGGGACTATCTTCCATTGGAGGACAACGAAGCAGCTAGTAATAGTACAGGAGCAGAGAAAAAGGTATTACAAGTGAAGAATGAGAGTCTGCCTATTGCCAGTGAGGGAACAAGTGAGGATACCTATGGTTCGGCCCCGAAGAAACTGAAGTTTGAGAGGGGAAATTCGGAAAAAGCTGAATTTCAGAGTGTTGAAAAGCCTGAAAATCAAGGTGTTCAAGGAAGTAGTTTGAATGGCCATTTATTTTCATGGACTACCTACAGGAAGAAGAGATCAAGTTATGTCTTTCACAGCTCATCATCTGATTCTAGAGGGCAGAATTCAAGTGGAAGAGGAAATATGtggaattaa
- the LOC123220146 gene encoding putative methyltransferase C9orf114 isoform X1: MGKKKKRTELEVEPQTTSEYHGPQNELDLSNSAIKKKRKKRDKQNDDASNEIPTVSIAVPGSIIDNAQSLELATRLAGQIARAATIFRIDEVVVFDSKSNSVKDPASNNSDENESGATFLFRILRYLETPQYLRKALFPMHSSLRFVGMLPPLDAPHHLRKHEWAPFREGVTLKERVPSSGGTLVDVGLNKNVPIGQALEPGVRVTVAMGTSRNLDSDFLRKVVPASKPKEKSGMYWGYKVRYASNISSVFKECSYKGGYDHLIGTSEHGDTVNPSELTLPNFRHLLIAFGGLAGLEESIEEDDNLKQKNAREVFDSYFNTCPHQGSRTIRTEEAIFISLQYFQEPISRALQRRV, from the exons atggggaagaagaagaagagaaccGAATTAGAAGTAGAACCACAGACCACATCGGAATACCATGGGCCACAAAATGAGCTCGATCTCTCCAACAGTGcaataaaaaagaagaggaagaagagagacaAGCAAAACGACGACGCATCAAACGAAATACCTACTGTCAGCATAGCTGTGCCTGGTTCCATCATTGACAATGCTCAGTCTCTCGAGCTCGCCACCCGA TTGGCTGGTCAGATTGCTCGTGCGGCCACGATTTTCCGAATTGATGAG GTGGTGGTATTTGATAGTAAGAGCAATTCGGTGAAAGATCCGGCCTCTAATAATTCAGATGAGAATGAAAGTGGGGCCACTTTTCTATTTAGAATCTTAAGGTATCTTGAAACACCACAGTATTTAAGAAAAGCTCTCTTTCCTATGCATAGCAGCCTAAGATTTGTG GGTATGCTACCCCCACTTGATGCTCCACATCATTTGCGCAAACATGAGTGGGCACCATTCCGGGAAG GTGTCACACTAAAAGAAAGAGTGCCAAGCTCTGGAGGAACACTAGTAGATGTGGGTTTGAATAAG AATGTTCCGATTGGTCAAGCACTTGAACCTGGAGTAAGAGTCACCGTAGCAATGGGAACTAGCCGCAATTTGGATTCTG ATTTCCTACGCAAGGTTGTCCCAGCATCCAAGCCTAAGGAAAAATCAGGAATGTACTGGGGGTATAAAGTGCGATATGCTTCCAATATTAGTTCTGTATTTAAGGAATGCTCATATAAA GGTGGCTATGATCATCTGATTGGCACCTCAGAGCATGGTGATACTGTTAATCCATCTGAACTTACATTGCCAAATTTCAg GCATCTATTGATTGCTTTTGGTGGACTTGCTGGTTTAGAAGAGAGTATTGAAGAAGATGATAACTTAAAG caaaagaatGCTCGGGAGGTGTTTGACTCATATTTCAACACATGTCCCCATCAAGGAAGCCGAACAATTCGAACTGAG GAAGCAATTTTTATCTCTCTACAGTACTTTCAAGAACCAATCAGTCGAGCATTGCAAAGAAGAGTATAG
- the LOC123221366 gene encoding RAN GTPase-activating protein 2-like: MDASTENSQRRPFSIKLWPPSQKTRQMLVERMMNNLTSKSIFTQRYGVLTRGEAEENAKKIEDTAFTTSNQHYEKEPDGDGSSAVQLYAKECSKLLLEVLKRGAATREERGVLASEETRDDKQELASEKVSAAHETLFDISKGKRAFIEAEESEEILSPLKEPGNSYTKICFSNRSFGLGAAKVAEPILFSLKGQLKEVDLSDFIAGRPEAEALQVMSIFAASLEGSILKSLNLSNNALGEKGVRAFGALLKSQSSLEEIYLMNDGISEEAARAVCELIPSTEKLKVLQFHNNMTGDEGALAISEVVKHSPLLEDFRCSSTRIGSEGGIALSEALESCTQLKKLDLRDNMFGVDAGVALSKALSRHANLTEVYLSYLNLEDEGTIAIVNALKESAPMLEVLELAGNDVTAEAAPFISACIAVKQHLVKLSLAENELKDEGAVHISKALEEGHGQLKEVDVSANYIRRAGACLLAQVVIKKPEFKLLNINSNIISEEGIDEVTEIFKKSPGLLGPLDENDPEGGDGGEESGEGEGNEDELESKLKKLEVGDQDD; this comes from the coding sequence ATGGATGCCTCAACAGAGAATTCACAACGCCGTCCTTTCTCGATCAAACTATGGCCTCCAAGCCAAAAGACACGCCAAATGCTTGTGGAACGTATGATGAACAATCTCACATCGAAATCCATTTTCACCCAGAGATATGGTGTTTTGACCCGAGGGGAGGCTgaagaaaatgcaaaaaagATTGAGGATACAGCTTTCACTACTTCAAATCAGCACTATGAGAAAGAGCCTGATGGTGATGGAAGTTCTGCAGTCCAGCTTTATGCAAAGGAATGCAGTAAGCTCTTGCTGGAAGTTCTTAAGAGAGGCGCTGCAACTAGGGAGGAAAGAGGTGTTTTAGCATCAGAGGAAACCAGGGATGACAAGCAGGAGCTGGCATCTGAGAAAGTCAGCGCAGCTCATGAAACCTTGTTTGACATATCTAAAGGAAAGCGAGCCTTTATTGAGGCAGAGGAGTCTGAGGAGATCTTAAGTCCATTAAAGGAGCCTGGAAATTCTTATACTAAGATCTGCTTTAGCAATAGAAGCTTTGGTTTAGGAGCAGCCAAAGTTGCTGAGCCCATTTTGTTTTCCCTCAAGGGTCAGTTGAAGGAAGTTGACCTCTCAGATTTTATTGCAGGAAGACCAGAAGCAGAAGCTCTTCAAGTTATGAGTATATTCGCAGCTTCCCTGGAAGGTAGCATTTTGAAGTCTCTAAACCTTTCGAATAATGCCTTGGGTGAGAAGGGTGTCAGGGCTTTTGGAGCCCTACTGAAATCACAAAGTTCCCTGGAGGAGATCTACTTAATGAATGATGGTATCTCTGAAGAAGCTGCACGTGCAGTTTGTGAATTGATTCCCTCCACAGAGAAGCTTAAGGTCCTTCAGTTTCATAACAACATGACAGGTGATGAAGGGGCCCTTGCTATCTCTGAGGTCGTTAAGCATTCTCCCTTGTTAGAGGATTTTCGCTGTTCCTCAACTAGGATAGGCTCCGAAGGCGGAATTGCACTGTCAGAAGCACTTGAGAGTTGTACCCAATTGAAGAAACTTGACCTGCGTGATAACATGTTTGGAGTGGATGCTGGAGTTGCTCTAAGTAAAGCTCTATCTAGGCATGCGAATCTCACTGAGGTTTATCTGAGCTATCTGAACTTGGAAGATGAGGGTACAATTGCTATAGTCAATGCCCTCAAGGAATCTGCTCCGATGCTTGAAGTCCTGGAGCTGGCTGGGAATGATGTTACTGCTGAAGCTGCTCCTTTTATATCTGCTTGTATAGCAGTGAAGCAGCATCTTGTCAAGTTAAGTTTGGCTGAAAATGAACTTAAAGATGAAGGTGCTGTCCACATTAGCAAGGCCTTAGAAGAGGGGCATGGCCAGCTGAAGGAAGTTGATGTGAGTGCCAACTATATAAGACGGGCTGGAGCTTGCCTCTTGGCACAGGTGGTCATTAAAAAACCAGAATTTAAGCTTCTAAAcattaattcaaatatcatcTCTGAAGAAGGCATTGATGAAGTGACAGAAATATTCAAGAAATCACCTGGTTTGCTTGGACCCTTGGATGAGAATGACCCTGAAGGAGGTGATGGTGGCGAAGAATCTGGAGAGGGTGAAGGTAACGAGGATGAGTTGGAATCAAAGCTGAAGAAGCTTGAAGTTGGCGATCAAGATGATTAA
- the LOC123220146 gene encoding putative methyltransferase C9orf114 isoform X2, which yields MGKKKKRTELEVEPQTTSEYHGPQNELDLSNSAIKKKRKKRDKQNDDASNEIPTVSIAVPGSIIDNAQSLELATRLAGQIARAATIFRIDEVVVFDSKSNSVKDPASNNSDENESGATFLFRILRYLETPQYLRKALFPMHSSLRFVGMLPPLDAPHHLRKHEWAPFREGVTLKERVPSSGGTLVDVGLNKNVPIGQALEPGVRVTVAMGTSRNLDSDFLRKVVPASKPKEKSGMYWGYKGGYDHLIGTSEHGDTVNPSELTLPNFRHLLIAFGGLAGLEESIEEDDNLKQKNAREVFDSYFNTCPHQGSRTIRTEEAIFISLQYFQEPISRALQRRV from the exons atggggaagaagaagaagagaaccGAATTAGAAGTAGAACCACAGACCACATCGGAATACCATGGGCCACAAAATGAGCTCGATCTCTCCAACAGTGcaataaaaaagaagaggaagaagagagacaAGCAAAACGACGACGCATCAAACGAAATACCTACTGTCAGCATAGCTGTGCCTGGTTCCATCATTGACAATGCTCAGTCTCTCGAGCTCGCCACCCGA TTGGCTGGTCAGATTGCTCGTGCGGCCACGATTTTCCGAATTGATGAG GTGGTGGTATTTGATAGTAAGAGCAATTCGGTGAAAGATCCGGCCTCTAATAATTCAGATGAGAATGAAAGTGGGGCCACTTTTCTATTTAGAATCTTAAGGTATCTTGAAACACCACAGTATTTAAGAAAAGCTCTCTTTCCTATGCATAGCAGCCTAAGATTTGTG GGTATGCTACCCCCACTTGATGCTCCACATCATTTGCGCAAACATGAGTGGGCACCATTCCGGGAAG GTGTCACACTAAAAGAAAGAGTGCCAAGCTCTGGAGGAACACTAGTAGATGTGGGTTTGAATAAG AATGTTCCGATTGGTCAAGCACTTGAACCTGGAGTAAGAGTCACCGTAGCAATGGGAACTAGCCGCAATTTGGATTCTG ATTTCCTACGCAAGGTTGTCCCAGCATCCAAGCCTAAGGAAAAATCAGGAATGTACTGGGGGTATAAA GGTGGCTATGATCATCTGATTGGCACCTCAGAGCATGGTGATACTGTTAATCCATCTGAACTTACATTGCCAAATTTCAg GCATCTATTGATTGCTTTTGGTGGACTTGCTGGTTTAGAAGAGAGTATTGAAGAAGATGATAACTTAAAG caaaagaatGCTCGGGAGGTGTTTGACTCATATTTCAACACATGTCCCCATCAAGGAAGCCGAACAATTCGAACTGAG GAAGCAATTTTTATCTCTCTACAGTACTTTCAAGAACCAATCAGTCGAGCATTGCAAAGAAGAGTATAG